From a single Carassius carassius chromosome 8, fCarCar2.1, whole genome shotgun sequence genomic region:
- the LOC132145466 gene encoding peroxisomal ATPase PEX1-like — MLGSQGIQPVTLVFSNSKNCFLQLSSNFATHLRLHENQILELSWGVSAPVFLSWISSRSSGPQDRVEISRQLGEKLGLKEGEQGYLRPCLQVQSVQQVFVEPLSPDDWEILELHSVALEQRLLDQIRVVFSEGVFPVWVDQHTVIYIRIASLSPSVPFGRLEKFTELVVSPKLHPGGEQLLRTRSEEPGQYLQHQNIDVTSSSSSIVHQDPLSDHLESQNEAHWGGIADLKSLVRYLFTGGFEPAKEHVTVPTIPTILKDCILRTCGTPPRSVSHLGSCHGDVHILPWNLQEQENWNPGQSALTYGRLSKILSPKELGEKVKQAMEKKKIRDGPQRGNDTEEYKENAVVVRMLCHNIKRLQQDQKFNKCEDIYSGRVWIPKVLQRRLRIDPRSAVRIQPLKSKPRVAEAVMVQPLKPLAESEKEDIQTAFFNWLHAQSHQPLSCLTGRTNIILLPCAEGKEEFVLTVLKPEQQQEDEMFFLSTSLLKKTNVQTVREPHDSDHSGSDNDSEDPHLGFPSLSSLGGVEDISRSAFEHISHALMGGPLSRELVSTGRGLRGGALLITGAKGSGKSSLSRALCRKASEQLDAHVQVVYCKTLKGKRADTIRQRLEEVFEQAVWRQPSVVLLDDLDHVTGAATSPEHEHGPEAVLRLRIAQSLRDLVDEMVVRSSLVALMVTAQSEHGLHQTLTAVQGSHFFQSFCKIQTPDQTQRVEILRSLIAKKNSQDCQTTLDLDSVARETEGFMPQDLHLLLERAIHANTLHSRNNGSSKDLNYKDFRQALQGFTPPSLWGAQLQTPSGASMERIGGLHQARQLLMDIILLPAKYPLLFSSLPMRQCSGVLLYGAPGTGKTLLAGAVAKESGMNFISIKGPELLSKYIGASEQAVRDVFQRAQLAKPCILFFDEFDSLAPRRGHDNTGVTDRVVNQLLTQLDGVEGLTGVYVLAATSRPDLIDPALLRPGRLDKSLYCPPPDREARLEILKALTHSVPLAADVDLEQIAVATELFTGADLKALLYNAQLEAIHSSLGPNILHDLGSGSDSDVSLSSLIFLNHSSGSDDSAGEGDTGLEHSMVLLDPSELPPEDPRHNIWRLYFGSSFESELDNQSLSELNLQCLSGPNSTAPDLTGASVRDPNSCRAPVFMSCLQDGFQELTHDHSECLRAEVNTVKNSYRRNPDESSLVQTGPSKPGSVICQTHLISALANTRASVSREDWRRYNELYESYGASKEGKSQSTASFKAGQRVTLA; from the exons ATGTTGGGAAGCCAAGGAATTCAACCTGTCACGCTAGTCTTCAGTAACTCCAAGAACTGCTTTCTTCAGCTGTCATCAAACTTCGCCACTCATCTCCGTCTTCATGAG AACCAGATCCTGGAGCTTTCCTGGGGTGTTTCTGCACCCGTGTTCCTCAGCTGGATCAGCTCCAGGTCTTCAGGTCCACAGGACAGAGTGGAGATCAGCAGACAACTGGGAGAGAAACTTGGGCTCAAGGAGGGAGAACAG GGGTATCTGCGGCCGTGTCTTCAGGTGCAGTCAGTGCAGCAGGTGTTCGTAGAGCCTCTGTCTCCAGATGACTGGGAGATCCTG GAGCTGCACAGCGTGGCTCTGGAGCAGCGACTCCTGGATCAGATCCGAGTGGTCTTCAGTGAGGGGGTTTTTCCTGTGTGGGTGGACCAGCACACTGTCATCTATATCAGGATAG CATCCCTCTCTCCCTCTGTTCCATTCGGCCGACTGGAGAAGTTCACTGAGCTTGTTGTCTCCCCAAAACTACATCCAGGAGGTGAACAACTGCTCCGCACTCGATCAGAAGAGCCAGGCCAATATCTGCAACACCAGAACATTGACGTCACGTCTTCCTCCAGCTCAATCGTCCATCAGGATCCCCTCAGTGATCATCTGGAGAGTCAGAATGAAGCTCATTGGGGAGGAATAGCTGATCTGAAAAGCCTGGTTAGATACCTGTTTACAGGAGGATTTGAGCCTGCAAAAGAGCATGTCACAGTTCCCACAATTCCCACCATCCTGAAAGACTGTATCCTCCGGACCTGTGGAACCCCTCCTAGGTCTGTCAGCCATCTAGGCTCATGTCACGGAGATGTCCATATACTGCCATGGAACCTGCAAGAGCAAGAGAACTGGAATCCAGGGCAGTCTGCACTAACATACGGCAGGCTTTCAAAGATCCTTTCTCCTAAAGAACTTGGAGAGAAAGTCAAGCAGGCCATGGAGAAGAAGAAGATCAGAGATGGACCTCAAAGAGGGAACGACACAGAGGAATATAAGGAGAATGCTGTTGTGGTCAGGATGCTTTGTCACAATATAAAAAGGCTGCAGCAGGACCAGAAATTCAATAAATGTGAAGACATTTACTCTGGGAGAGTTTGG ATCCCAAAGGTGCTGCAGAGGCGTTTGAGGATAGACCCTCGATCAGCTGTGAGGATTCAGCCTTTGAAATCAAAGCCAAGAGTTGCAGAAGCAGTCATGGTGCAACCATTAAAACCGTTG GCAGAGAGTGAAAAAGAAGATATTCAGACTGCATTCTTCAACTGGTTACATGCTCAGAGCCATCAGCCTTTGAGCTGTCTGACAGGCCGCACTAACATCATTCTCTTACCCTGTGCTGAAG GAAAAGAAGAGTTTGTCTTGACTGTGCTGAAACCAGAGCAACAGCAAGAGGATGAAATGTTCTTTCTATCAACCAGTTtactaaagaaaacaaatgtgcaG ACTGTCAGAGAGCCACATGATTCTGACCACAGCGGCTCTGATAATGATAGTGAAGATCCACATCTTGGCTTTCCCTCGCTCAGCTCTCTTGG TGGGGTAGAGGACATCAGCAGGTCAGCTTTCGAGCACATCTCTCATGCTCTAATGGGAGGTCCTCTCTCACGTGAGCTGGTCTCCACAGGACGGGGACTGAGGGGCGGAGCTCTGCTCATCACAGGTGCAAAG GGCAGTGGAAAATCTTCTCTCTCCAGAGCACTCTGTCGAAAGGCCAGTGAACAGCTAGATGCCCATGTTCAAGTTGTGTACTGCAAAACACTGAAAG GTAAGAGAGCAGACACAATCAGACAGAGGCTGGAAGAGGTTTTTGAGCAGGCGGTCTGGAGACAGCCCTCAGTGGTACTGCTGGATGACCTTGATCACGTGACCGGAGCCGCAACCTCACCTGAGCATGAGCATGGGCCAGAGGCAGTACTGCGGCTGCGCATCGCACAGA GTCTGAGGGATTTGGTGGATGAGATGGTGGTGCGCTCCAGTCTCGTAGCTCTGATGGTCACAGCACAGAGTGAACATGGCCTTCATCAGACTCTGACTGCGGTGCAGGGTTCACACTTCTTCCAAAGTTTCTGCAAGATCCAAACACCAGATCAG ACTCAAAGGGTTGAGATTCTAAGGTCTTTAATAGCCAAAAAGAATTCCCAGGACTGTCAGACTACTCTTGACCTAGACAGTGTTGCCAGAGAAACCGAAGGATTCATGCCACAAGACCTGCACCTGCTTCTCGAGAGGGCCATCCATGCCAACACTCTACACAGCAGGAACAATGGCAGCTCTAAAG ATCTGAACTATAAGGACTTCAGACAGGCCCTTCAGGGCTTCACCCCACCCTCCCTCTGGGGGGCTCAGCTGCAGACTCCCAGCGGGGCCAGCATGGAGCGTATCGGGGGACTTCATCAGGCACGTCAGCTCCTGATGGACATCATACTGCTGCCAGCTAAG TACCCGCTGCTGTTCTCCAGTCTGCCCATGCGTCAGTGCTCTGGGGTGCTGCTCTATGGAGCTCCAGGCACAGGCAAGACCCTACTGGCTGGAGCTGTAGCCAAAGAGAGCGGCATGAACTTCATCAGCATCAAG GGTCCTGAACTTCTCAGCAAGTATATTGGTGCCAGTGAGCAGGCGGTTAGAGATGTGTTCCAGAG GGCTCAACTAGCTAAACCTTGCATACTGTTCTTTGATGAGTTTGACTCTCTGGCCCCTCGAAGGGGTCATGACAACACAGGGGTCACTGACCGTGTGGTTAATCAGCTGCTTACTCAGCTGGATGGAGTGGAAGGACTGACAG GGGTGTATGTGTTGGCTGCCACCAGTCGTCCTGACCTGATTGATCCTGCTCTATTAAGACCTGGGCGACTGGACAAATCTCTCTACTGCCCTCCTCCTGATCGG GAGGCCCGGCTGGAGATCCTGAAGGCTTTGACTCATTCTGTGCCACTGGCTGCAGATGTGGACTTGGAGCAGATTGCTGTGGCAACAGAGCTGTTCACTGGAGCTGACCTAAAGGCCCTTCTCTATAACGCTCAGCTAGAGGCGATCCACAGCAGCCTGGGGCCCAACATTCTCCAT GATCTGGGCTCAGGGTCAGACAGTGATGTCAGCCTCTCATCCCTGATCTTCCTAAACCATAGCAGCGGGTCAGATGACTCGGCTGGGGAGGGGGACACAGGGTTAGAGCACTCTATGGTTCTGCTGGACCCCAGTGAACTCCCACCTGAGGACCCACGCCACAACATCTGGCGCCTTTACTTTGGAAGCTCCTTTGAGTCTGAACTGGACAACCAGTCTCTGTCTGAACTG AATTTACAGTGCCTGTCTGGACCGAATTCAACTGCCCCCGACCTGACAGGGGCATCAGTGAGGGATCCAAACTCCTGTCGTGCCCCAGTTTTTATGTCCTGTCTGCAGGACGGCTTTCAGGAACTGACACATGACCATTCAGAATGCCTCAGAGCAGAAGTCAACACTGTTAAGAACAGTTACCGCAGAAACCCA GATGAATCATCTCTGGTGCAGACTGGTCCCAGTAAACCTGGCTCTGTCATATGCCAAACTCACCTAATCTCCGCTTTGGCTAACACTCGAGCATCTGTCAGCAGAGAAGACTGGAGGAGATACAATGAACT ATATGAGTCTTATGGAGCCTCAAAGGAAGGCAAGTCTCAGAGCACTGCTTCGTTTAAAGCAGGTCAGCGGGTGACATTGGCTTAA
- the otud6b gene encoding deubiquitinase OTUD6B isoform X2, producing the protein MEELETPEELLAKQHRKEKKDLQAKIQIMKNAVPKNDKKRRKQLTEDIAKLEAELTQKHDNELKQLQDSSSVEEVSNAMDSVGLVDDEEKMDSSKQTRTSKAQKRRDKKAALEKERESRIAEAEVENLAGSRHQEGLKLSQKLMERQLQIREISSDGHCMYRAVEDQLTERCAPRSLKELRAQTAQYMRSHADDFLPFLTDPNSGDMYTADEFEKYCNDVADTAAWGGQLELKALSQVLQLPIEVIQAESPSIIIVTCGMLMDLVNTTTLWSL; encoded by the exons ATGGAGGAATTGGAGACCCCAGAGGAGCTGTTAGCCAAACAGCATCGCAAGGAAAAGAAAGACCTGCAAG caaaaatacaaattatgaaAAATGCTGTTCCCAAAAATGACAAGAAGAGGAGGAAACAGCTGACAGAAGACATCGCCAAACTAGAGGCTGAACTCACTCAAAAACATGACAATGAGCTCAAACAGCTTCAGGACTCTTCCTCA GTGGAGGAGGTTTCAAATGCAATGGATTCCGTCGGTTTGGTAGATGATGAGGAAAAAATGGATTCAAGCAAGCAAACTCGGACATCTAAAGCCCAGAAGAGACGG GACAAAAAGGCTGCTCTTGAGAAGGAGCGGGAGAGTCGGATTGCTGAGGCAGAAGTGGAGAACCTCGCAGGCTCCCGTCATCAGGAGGGTCTGAAGCTGAGCCAGAAGCTGATGGAGAGGCAGCTGCAGATTAGAGAGATCTCTTCTGACGGTCACTGCATGTACCGCGCCGTGGAGGATCAGCTGACGGAGCGATGCGCCCCTCGCAGCCTTAAAGAGCTTCGGGCTCAAACAGCTCAGTACATGAGGAGCCATGCAGACGACTTTCTTCCGTTTCTCACTGACCCCAATTCAGGAGACATGTACACTGCAG ATGAGTTTGAGAAATACTGCAATGATGTTGCAGACACAGCTGCTTGGGGCGGACAGTTAGAG TTAAAAGCTCTTTCTCAGGTCCTCCAGCTACCAATAGAAGTCATTCAGGCAGAATCCCCCTCTATTATTATTG TTACATGCGGCATGCTTATGGACTTGGTGAACACTACAACTCTGTGGAGCCTCTGA
- the otud6b gene encoding deubiquitinase OTUD6B isoform X1, with protein sequence MEELETPEELLAKQHRKEKKDLQAKIQIMKNAVPKNDKKRRKQLTEDIAKLEAELTQKHDNELKQLQDSSSVEEVSNAMDSVGLVDDEEKMDSSKQTRTSKAQKRRDKKAALEKERESRIAEAEVENLAGSRHQEGLKLSQKLMERQLQIREISSDGHCMYRAVEDQLTERCAPRSLKELRAQTAQYMRSHADDFLPFLTDPNSGDMYTADEFEKYCNDVADTAAWGGQLELKALSQVLQLPIEVIQAESPSIIIGEEYDKPPITLVYMRHAYGLGEHYNSVEPLKDLANEEEG encoded by the exons ATGGAGGAATTGGAGACCCCAGAGGAGCTGTTAGCCAAACAGCATCGCAAGGAAAAGAAAGACCTGCAAG caaaaatacaaattatgaaAAATGCTGTTCCCAAAAATGACAAGAAGAGGAGGAAACAGCTGACAGAAGACATCGCCAAACTAGAGGCTGAACTCACTCAAAAACATGACAATGAGCTCAAACAGCTTCAGGACTCTTCCTCA GTGGAGGAGGTTTCAAATGCAATGGATTCCGTCGGTTTGGTAGATGATGAGGAAAAAATGGATTCAAGCAAGCAAACTCGGACATCTAAAGCCCAGAAGAGACGG GACAAAAAGGCTGCTCTTGAGAAGGAGCGGGAGAGTCGGATTGCTGAGGCAGAAGTGGAGAACCTCGCAGGCTCCCGTCATCAGGAGGGTCTGAAGCTGAGCCAGAAGCTGATGGAGAGGCAGCTGCAGATTAGAGAGATCTCTTCTGACGGTCACTGCATGTACCGCGCCGTGGAGGATCAGCTGACGGAGCGATGCGCCCCTCGCAGCCTTAAAGAGCTTCGGGCTCAAACAGCTCAGTACATGAGGAGCCATGCAGACGACTTTCTTCCGTTTCTCACTGACCCCAATTCAGGAGACATGTACACTGCAG ATGAGTTTGAGAAATACTGCAATGATGTTGCAGACACAGCTGCTTGGGGCGGACAGTTAGAG TTAAAAGCTCTTTCTCAGGTCCTCCAGCTACCAATAGAAGTCATTCAGGCAGAATCCCCCTCTATTATTATTGGTGAAGAATATGACAAGCCACCAATCACACTCGT TTACATGCGGCATGCTTATGGACTTGGTGAACACTACAACTCTGTGGAGCCTCTGAAAGACTTGGCAAATGAGGAAGAGGGCTGA